In Bacillus cereus ATCC 14579, a single window of DNA contains:
- the rpoD gene encoding RNA polymerase sigma factor RpoD, with amino-acid sequence MADKPARSKQIETEMTLEQVKEQLTELGKKRGVLTYEEIAERMNGFEIESDQMDEYYEYLGEQGIDLVGDNDNEEGPNNRQISKTEEEFDLNDLSVPPGVKINDPVRMYLKEIGRVDLLSAEEEIRLATRIEEGDEEAKRRLAEANLRLVVSIAKRYVGRGMLFLDLIQEGNMGLIKAVEKFDYRKGFKFSTYATWWIRQAITRAIADQARTIRIPVHMVETINKLIRVQRQLLQDLGREPSPEEIGEEMDLAPEKVREILKIAQEPVSLETPIGEEDDSHLGDFIEDQEATSPADHAAYELLKEQLEDVLDTLTDREENVLRLRFGLDDGRTRTLEEVGKVFGVTRERIRQIEAKALRKLRHPSRSKRLKDFLE; translated from the coding sequence ATGGCTGACAAACCAGCTCGTTCTAAACAAATTGAAACTGAAATGACCCTTGAGCAAGTGAAAGAACAACTCACTGAGCTCGGAAAAAAACGTGGCGTTCTTACATATGAAGAGATTGCAGAACGCATGAATGGATTTGAAATTGAATCCGATCAAATGGATGAATACTATGAATATTTGGGTGAACAAGGCATTGACTTAGTTGGTGATAATGACAACGAAGAAGGCCCTAATAATCGCCAAATTTCAAAAACAGAAGAAGAGTTTGACCTCAATGATTTAAGTGTACCACCAGGGGTTAAAATCAACGATCCTGTTCGTATGTATTTAAAAGAAATTGGTCGTGTAGACTTACTATCTGCAGAAGAAGAAATTCGACTTGCAACGCGTATTGAAGAAGGCGATGAAGAAGCGAAACGTCGTCTTGCAGAAGCAAACTTACGTCTTGTAGTAAGTATTGCAAAGCGCTATGTAGGCCGTGGTATGCTTTTCTTAGACTTAATTCAAGAAGGTAATATGGGTCTAATTAAAGCTGTTGAAAAGTTCGATTATCGTAAAGGTTTCAAATTTAGTACGTATGCAACTTGGTGGATTCGCCAAGCTATTACACGTGCCATTGCAGACCAAGCGCGAACAATTCGTATTCCAGTTCATATGGTTGAAACGATTAACAAGTTAATTCGTGTACAACGCCAATTATTACAAGATTTAGGTCGTGAACCGTCTCCTGAAGAGATTGGTGAAGAAATGGATCTTGCTCCAGAAAAAGTACGTGAAATCTTAAAAATTGCACAGGAGCCAGTTTCTCTTGAAACACCAATTGGTGAAGAAGATGACTCCCATTTAGGTGACTTTATTGAAGACCAAGAAGCAACATCGCCTGCGGACCATGCAGCCTATGAATTGCTAAAAGAACAATTAGAAGATGTGTTAGATACGCTAACAGATCGTGAAGAAAATGTTCTACGTCTTCGTTTCGGTTTAGATGATGGACGAACTCGTACGCTTGAAGAAGTTGGGAAAGTATTCGGCGTAACGAGAGAGCGTATCCGTCAAATTGAAGCAAAAGCACTTCGCAAATTAAGACATCCAAGCCGTAGTAAGCGTCTTAAGGATTTCTTAGAATAG